The following proteins are encoded in a genomic region of Heliomicrobium gestii:
- a CDS encoding nitroreductase family protein, whose product MELITAIEGRRSIRKYKREEPPKEALEKIIDAGLWAPSNMNVQPWHFVIVRGEKRNELLEVIRHSGQAILPKLERIFADKPKVIKFTLDFFQDLGKAPILIFCYGPEACAPLSGDLSAQERRVANFEYSTNLQSVSAAIQNMLLAAHEAGLGTCWMTGPLHVADEVNERLGVNGKELVAVITLGYADQSPPAPPRKPGRVDWLGFDD is encoded by the coding sequence ATGGAACTGATAACCGCCATTGAGGGACGAAGAAGCATCCGCAAATACAAACGGGAAGAGCCGCCCAAAGAAGCGCTTGAGAAAATCATTGACGCCGGTCTCTGGGCGCCGTCGAACATGAACGTCCAGCCCTGGCATTTCGTAATCGTCCGCGGTGAAAAGCGGAACGAACTGTTGGAGGTGATCCGCCACTCCGGCCAGGCGATCCTGCCGAAGCTGGAACGGATTTTCGCCGACAAGCCGAAGGTGATCAAGTTTACGCTCGATTTTTTTCAGGACCTGGGCAAGGCGCCCATCCTCATCTTCTGCTACGGTCCCGAAGCCTGCGCCCCCCTCTCCGGCGACCTGAGCGCCCAGGAGCGGCGTGTCGCCAATTTCGAGTACTCGACAAACCTCCAGAGCGTATCGGCGGCGATCCAGAACATGCTGCTCGCTGCCCACGAGGCCGGCCTAGGGACCTGCTGGATGACCGGCCCGCTCCATGTGGCTGATGAGGTGAATGAACGCCTCGGCGTCAACGGCAAAGAGCTGGTCGCCGTGATCACCCTGGGCTATGCCGATCAGTCGCCGCCGGCGCCGCCCCGCAAACCGGGCCGGGTAGACTGGCTGGGCTTTGACGACTAA
- a CDS encoding (Fe-S)-binding protein → MNGLNAAAFSALLAVAGGYTLYEIRRRYQYTQLGKPEDRFDRSDERWKAFFTHVLGQKKVLQDPVSGGLHLLIMWGFLILGLGVLNMVAEGLFSHPLPGVGDNPAYLLLKDLFLVLVAVGVIGSLLRRTVFKPARLENSGEAFLILIFILIIVSSEALSHGAQFAAGEGVKQMAYAPVAALASQFFAGYSPEQAEKAVWIFWWVHFVTMFAFAVLIPQSKHLHLVFAPFNAYWKSLEPKGALSKIDFEDESVESYGVAKMEDFTWKQLFDAYTCVQCGRCTDQCPAYQTGKPLNPKALHVTLRQHIDEKGPLLERIRRNGGHAQEGAANEALQAARETAATADSASGEAADCLTEAEQALLEKKVTGEVFSEDFFWSCTTCRGCMEACPVSNEHIPKLVEMRRYMVLTESEFPEDVQRTFNNMEKQGNPWGLPKGRRGEWADGLDVPTWDEAPEAEYLLYVGCAGSFDDRARKITASLTRLLQKAGVSFAILGGDEWCCGETARRMGNEYLYQEMAMTNVETWKELNIHKIITACPHCFNTLKNEYPQFGGDFEVIHHTVLLEQLVREGKLRPAKPVELTVTFHDSCYLGRYNEIYEPPRKVLAAVNGVKLAEMPRSLEKSFCCGAGGGRMWMEEHLGSRINENRTDEALQTGADVICSACPYCLTMLTDGCKAREAEGRVQTLDLAELLERSL, encoded by the coding sequence ATGAACGGACTCAACGCAGCAGCCTTTTCGGCCCTTCTCGCTGTCGCCGGCGGTTACACACTCTACGAGATCCGTCGCCGCTACCAATACACCCAGCTAGGCAAGCCGGAAGATCGCTTCGATCGATCCGATGAACGGTGGAAGGCGTTTTTCACCCATGTGTTAGGTCAGAAAAAGGTGCTGCAGGATCCTGTTTCCGGCGGTCTGCACCTGTTGATCATGTGGGGATTTCTGATTCTCGGTCTCGGTGTGCTGAACATGGTCGCCGAGGGCCTCTTCTCCCACCCCCTCCCCGGGGTGGGAGACAACCCGGCCTATCTGTTGCTCAAAGACCTCTTTCTCGTGCTGGTGGCCGTCGGCGTCATCGGCAGCCTGCTTCGCCGGACCGTCTTTAAGCCGGCGCGGCTGGAAAACAGTGGCGAAGCCTTTTTGATCCTGATCTTTATCCTCATCATCGTCTCCAGTGAAGCCCTCTCCCATGGCGCCCAGTTTGCCGCCGGGGAGGGGGTCAAGCAGATGGCCTATGCGCCGGTGGCTGCCTTGGCGTCGCAATTTTTTGCCGGGTATTCGCCGGAGCAGGCGGAAAAAGCCGTCTGGATCTTCTGGTGGGTTCACTTCGTCACCATGTTTGCCTTTGCCGTTCTGATCCCCCAGTCGAAACACCTGCACCTCGTCTTCGCGCCCTTTAACGCCTACTGGAAATCACTCGAACCCAAAGGGGCGCTCTCCAAGATCGATTTTGAAGACGAGTCGGTCGAATCCTACGGTGTCGCCAAAATGGAGGACTTCACCTGGAAACAGTTATTTGACGCCTATACCTGTGTTCAGTGCGGCCGTTGCACCGACCAGTGCCCCGCCTACCAGACAGGGAAACCGCTCAACCCGAAGGCGCTCCATGTGACATTGCGCCAACACATCGACGAGAAGGGCCCCCTGTTGGAGCGGATCCGCCGGAATGGCGGCCACGCTCAGGAGGGCGCCGCCAACGAAGCGCTGCAAGCCGCTCGGGAAACGGCGGCAACGGCCGACTCCGCTTCCGGTGAAGCGGCCGATTGCCTGACCGAGGCGGAACAGGCGCTCTTGGAGAAAAAAGTGACCGGCGAGGTCTTCAGCGAAGACTTCTTTTGGAGTTGCACCACCTGCCGGGGCTGCATGGAAGCCTGTCCCGTCAGCAACGAACATATCCCCAAACTGGTGGAGATGCGCCGCTACATGGTCTTGACGGAGAGCGAATTTCCCGAAGACGTGCAGCGAACCTTCAACAACATGGAAAAGCAGGGGAACCCCTGGGGATTGCCCAAGGGTCGCCGCGGCGAATGGGCCGACGGCCTGGATGTGCCCACCTGGGATGAAGCCCCCGAGGCCGAGTACCTCCTCTATGTGGGCTGCGCCGGTTCCTTCGACGACCGGGCGCGCAAGATAACCGCCTCCCTGACCCGCCTGCTTCAAAAAGCCGGCGTCTCCTTTGCCATCCTGGGTGGCGATGAGTGGTGCTGCGGCGAGACGGCGCGCCGGATGGGCAACGAGTACCTCTACCAGGAGATGGCCATGACGAACGTGGAGACCTGGAAGGAACTCAACATCCATAAGATCATCACCGCCTGCCCCCACTGCTTTAACACCCTCAAAAACGAATATCCTCAATTCGGCGGCGACTTTGAGGTGATCCACCACACGGTCCTGCTGGAACAACTGGTGCGGGAAGGAAAACTGCGTCCGGCCAAACCGGTCGAACTGACGGTCACTTTCCACGACTCCTGTTACCTCGGCCGCTACAATGAGATCTATGAGCCGCCCCGCAAGGTTCTCGCCGCCGTCAACGGCGTGAAACTGGCCGAGATGCCGCGCAGCCTGGAAAAATCCTTCTGCTGTGGCGCTGGCGGCGGGCGCATGTGGATGGAGGAACACCTGGGCAGCCGGATCAACGAGAACCGCACCGACGAAGCGCTGCAGACCGGCGCCGATGTGATCTGCTCGGCCTGTCCCTATTGCCTCACCATGCTGACCGACGGCTGCAAGGCCCGGGAAGCTGAGGGGCGTGTGCAGACGCTCGACCTGGCGGAATTGCTGGAGCGAAGCCTCTAG
- a CDS encoding electron transfer flavoprotein subunit alpha/FixB family protein, which yields MAKIWVVAEAQDQKLKKVSLEMITLARQLGDVEALLIGDGVAAIAPELGNYGVSKVIVADHADLQSYTAAKYARVLSELIQRDQPEIVLIANTATGRDVAPRVAQRVGAGQISDIIDYADGQFIRPIYAGKAFQRVTAVAHPLIVTVRPNVFAAAEAVGGTAAVETAAVSLAADDLRVLVRDVVRQISTRPELTEAEIIVSGGRGMKGAENFRILEALADVLGAAVGASRAAVDAGWRPHQDQVGQTGKTVSPTLYIAAGISGAIQHLAGMSGSKVIVAINKDPEANIFKVADYGIVGDLFEVVPLLTEEFKRVLDWNAEQAG from the coding sequence ATGGCAAAGATTTGGGTCGTAGCGGAAGCGCAAGACCAAAAGTTGAAAAAAGTCAGTCTCGAAATGATCACCCTGGCGCGCCAGCTGGGGGATGTGGAAGCCCTCTTGATCGGTGACGGCGTCGCCGCCATCGCCCCGGAACTGGGCAACTACGGCGTAAGCAAGGTGATTGTGGCCGATCATGCCGATCTGCAGAGCTATACGGCGGCCAAATATGCGCGGGTGCTCAGCGAACTGATCCAGCGCGATCAACCGGAGATCGTGCTGATCGCCAACACAGCCACCGGCCGAGACGTGGCGCCGCGCGTCGCCCAGCGGGTCGGCGCCGGTCAGATCAGCGACATCATCGACTATGCCGACGGCCAATTCATCCGGCCCATTTACGCCGGAAAAGCCTTTCAACGTGTCACAGCCGTCGCCCATCCGCTGATCGTGACGGTCCGGCCGAACGTGTTTGCCGCCGCCGAAGCCGTTGGCGGCACGGCTGCCGTCGAGACAGCGGCCGTGTCCCTTGCCGCCGACGACCTGCGCGTCCTTGTCCGCGATGTGGTTCGTCAAATCTCGACGCGTCCGGAACTGACGGAGGCCGAGATCATCGTCTCCGGCGGTCGCGGGATGAAGGGCGCCGAAAACTTCCGCATCCTCGAAGCCCTGGCCGATGTGCTGGGCGCCGCCGTCGGCGCTTCCCGGGCGGCTGTTGACGCCGGCTGGCGGCCTCACCAGGACCAGGTGGGCCAGACGGGCAAAACGGTCTCGCCGACCCTGTACATCGCCGCCGGCATCTCCGGCGCCATCCAACACCTGGCCGGGATGAGCGGTTCCAAGGTCATCGTGGCCATCAACAAGGATCCCGAAGCCAACATCTTCAAAGTGGCCGACTATGGCATCGTGGGCGATCTCTTTGAAGTGGTTCCCCTGCTGACAGAGGAATTTAAACGGGTTCTCGATTGGAACGCGGAGCAGGCTGGATGA
- a CDS encoding electron transfer flavoprotein subunit beta/FixA family protein produces the protein MKIAVLLKQTFDTEDRIIVKDGAVVPEGVTYIINPYDELAVEEALQLKEKAGKGEVVVISAGGAKVQESLRKALAMGADRAVRIDTDGLAADEGVIAVALAEAIQQDGFDLILGGWRAIDDGSAQVAVRVAEQLNLPQLNVVTKLEIEGNKAVAWREIDGGSEVLEASLPAVITAQRGLNEPRYPNMKGIMQAKKKELKTIPASSLLPAGVAAKVQISETFLPKAKAAGKVYKDDPAAAVQSLVAALREEAKVI, from the coding sequence GTGAAGATTGCCGTACTGCTCAAACAAACCTTTGATACGGAAGACCGGATCATCGTCAAGGATGGCGCCGTCGTGCCGGAAGGCGTCACTTACATCATCAACCCCTACGATGAACTCGCCGTGGAAGAGGCGTTGCAACTCAAAGAAAAGGCCGGCAAGGGCGAGGTGGTCGTCATCTCCGCCGGCGGCGCCAAAGTGCAGGAATCGTTGCGCAAAGCCCTCGCCATGGGCGCCGACCGGGCTGTGCGCATCGACACGGACGGCCTGGCCGCCGATGAAGGGGTGATCGCCGTCGCCTTGGCCGAGGCGATCCAACAGGACGGCTTTGACCTGATCCTGGGCGGCTGGCGGGCCATCGACGACGGTTCGGCCCAGGTGGCCGTCCGTGTGGCCGAACAACTGAACCTGCCGCAACTCAATGTGGTGACGAAGTTGGAGATCGAGGGGAACAAAGCCGTCGCCTGGCGGGAGATCGACGGCGGCAGCGAGGTCCTCGAAGCATCCCTGCCGGCTGTCATCACGGCCCAGCGGGGCCTCAACGAGCCTCGTTACCCCAACATGAAGGGGATCATGCAGGCCAAGAAAAAGGAACTGAAAACCATCCCCGCCAGCAGCCTGCTGCCGGCCGGCGTTGCCGCAAAGGTTCAGATCAGCGAAACCTTCCTGCCCAAGGCCAAGGCGGCCGGCAAGGTCTACAAGGACGATCCCGCCGCCGCTGTGCAGTCGCTGGTGGCCGCGCTGCGGGAAGAAGCCAAAGTCATCTGA
- a CDS encoding enoyl-CoA hydratase-related protein → MDFQHLIYETAGSIAIVTINRPKALNALNRALLLELDQAFAAIADNRSIAAVIVTGAGEKSFVAGADIAEMSAFDLAEARAFSRLGQRAFQRIEELPQPVIAAVNGFALGGGCELAMACDFRIASVNARFGQPEVTLGVIPGFGGTQRLPRLVGQGMAAQLLYTGDMIGSDEALRIGLVNKVVPAESLIEEAKAIAGRIAGRGPLAVIAAKAALREGSNLDLNRAIAYEAELFASGFATADQKEGMAAFLQKRKAEFKGE, encoded by the coding sequence ATGGATTTTCAACACCTGATTTACGAAACGGCAGGGTCCATCGCCATCGTGACAATCAACCGCCCCAAAGCGCTCAACGCGCTGAACCGGGCCCTCTTGTTGGAGTTGGACCAGGCTTTTGCGGCCATCGCCGATAACCGGTCGATCGCCGCCGTCATCGTGACCGGCGCCGGGGAAAAAAGCTTTGTCGCCGGCGCCGACATCGCCGAGATGAGCGCCTTCGACCTGGCCGAAGCCCGGGCCTTCTCCCGGTTGGGCCAGCGGGCCTTTCAACGGATCGAAGAACTGCCCCAGCCGGTCATCGCCGCCGTCAACGGTTTCGCCCTCGGAGGCGGCTGTGAACTGGCCATGGCCTGCGATTTCCGCATCGCCTCGGTGAATGCCCGCTTCGGCCAGCCCGAGGTTACCCTGGGGGTCATCCCCGGTTTTGGCGGGACCCAGCGGCTGCCCCGCCTCGTTGGACAGGGCATGGCGGCCCAACTCCTGTACACCGGTGACATGATCGGCAGCGACGAGGCGCTGCGCATCGGCCTGGTCAACAAGGTCGTTCCCGCCGAATCGCTGATCGAAGAGGCCAAGGCCATCGCCGGGCGCATCGCCGGCCGGGGACCCCTGGCGGTGATCGCCGCCAAAGCGGCGCTCCGGGAAGGCAGCAACCTGGATCTCAACCGGGCGATCGCCTATGAGGCCGAGTTGTTTGCCAGCGGATTCGCGACGGCCGACCAAAAAGAAGGCATGGCCGCCTTCCTGCAAAAGCGCAAAGCCGAATTTAAGGGTGAATAG
- a CDS encoding acyl-CoA dehydrogenase, which translates to MDFALNEEQELFLEMVRKLARNEVAALAERVDREHRFPRETIQKMGELGLLGLTIPEAYGGSGGEYLSYVLMIEELAKVCASTAVIVAVHTGLACASIARFGSDVQREKYLTRLVTGEMIGAYALTEPNAGSDAASLALMAADEGDHWRLNGSKVFITNASEAGLFVTFVRTEPASRGAKGITCLIVERDTPGLTISKPVEKMGLHGSVTCELHFENALVPKANVLGDSGQGFTVAMQLLDGGRIAIAAQGLGIAAGAFDYALRYIKQREQFGRPIAANQGIQWLAADRATEIDAARLLVYRAAWLKTTGRPHGKEAAMAKKYATDTAMRVTSDCVQLLGGYGYTREYPVERYMRDAKVTQIYEGTNQVQQMVIARHLLR; encoded by the coding sequence ATGGACTTCGCGCTGAACGAGGAGCAGGAACTCTTTTTGGAGATGGTCCGCAAGCTGGCCCGCAACGAGGTGGCTGCCCTCGCCGAGCGGGTCGACCGGGAGCATCGCTTTCCCCGGGAAACGATCCAAAAGATGGGCGAACTGGGGCTGCTCGGTCTCACCATCCCGGAAGCATACGGCGGCTCCGGCGGCGAGTACCTGTCCTATGTGCTGATGATCGAGGAACTGGCCAAGGTCTGCGCCTCGACGGCGGTGATCGTGGCCGTTCACACGGGTCTCGCCTGCGCCAGCATCGCCCGGTTCGGGTCTGATGTCCAGCGGGAGAAATACCTGACCCGCCTGGTCACCGGCGAGATGATCGGCGCCTATGCCTTGACCGAGCCCAACGCCGGTTCGGACGCCGCCAGTCTCGCCTTGATGGCCGCTGATGAGGGCGACCATTGGCGGCTCAACGGCAGCAAGGTCTTTATCACCAACGCCAGCGAGGCGGGACTCTTCGTCACCTTTGTGCGCACCGAGCCGGCCAGCCGGGGCGCGAAGGGGATCACCTGCCTGATCGTCGAGCGGGACACGCCCGGTCTGACAATCTCAAAGCCGGTGGAAAAGATGGGCCTGCACGGCTCGGTCACCTGCGAACTTCACTTTGAGAACGCCCTCGTGCCGAAGGCGAACGTTCTCGGCGACAGCGGCCAGGGGTTTACGGTGGCCATGCAACTGCTTGACGGCGGCCGCATCGCCATCGCCGCCCAGGGTCTCGGCATCGCTGCTGGCGCCTTCGACTACGCCCTCCGGTACATCAAACAGCGCGAACAGTTCGGCCGGCCGATCGCGGCCAACCAGGGCATCCAGTGGCTGGCGGCCGATCGGGCCACCGAGATCGACGCGGCCCGGCTGCTCGTCTACCGGGCAGCGTGGCTGAAGACGACCGGCCGCCCCCATGGCAAGGAGGCGGCCATGGCGAAAAAATATGCCACCGATACGGCCATGCGGGTCACCTCCGATTGTGTGCAACTGCTGGGCGGATACGGCTACACGCGGGAGTACCCGGTGGAACGGTACATGCGCGACGCCAAGGTGACCCAGATCTACGAGGGGACCAACCAGGTCCAGCAGATGGTCATCGCGCGGCATCTCCTTCGATGA
- a CDS encoding 3-hydroxyacyl-CoA dehydrogenase family protein, whose translation MEIRAIMVIGAGQMGSGIAQVAAQSGIPTILHDVNMDVVQRGLQGIRKSLGKFVEKGKLSPEEMEATLARLTPSDDLAAVAECDIAIEAVVENMDVKAKIFRELDRHAPAGAILASNTSSLPITEIAAVTKRPEQVIGMHFMNPVPLMKLVEIIRGLATSDETYETVEALSRRLGKTPADCRDVPGFISNRVLQVMINEAIWCLYEGVASAESIDTIMKLGMNHPMGPLTLADLIGLDTVLAILEVLQDGYGDPKYRPCPLLRQYVKAGWLGRKSGRGFYRYA comes from the coding sequence ATGGAGATTCGCGCCATCATGGTCATTGGCGCCGGACAGATGGGCAGCGGCATCGCCCAGGTAGCCGCCCAATCCGGTATTCCCACCATCTTGCATGACGTCAACATGGATGTGGTCCAACGAGGACTGCAAGGGATCCGCAAGAGCCTGGGCAAGTTTGTGGAAAAAGGGAAGTTGTCGCCCGAAGAGATGGAGGCGACACTGGCGCGGCTGACCCCTTCGGACGATCTGGCCGCCGTCGCCGAGTGCGACATCGCCATTGAAGCCGTCGTGGAGAACATGGACGTGAAAGCGAAGATCTTCCGCGAACTCGATCGCCACGCCCCTGCCGGCGCCATCCTCGCCTCCAACACGTCATCACTGCCGATCACGGAGATCGCTGCTGTGACGAAGCGGCCGGAACAGGTGATCGGCATGCACTTCATGAACCCGGTGCCCTTGATGAAACTGGTCGAGATCATCCGCGGCCTGGCCACTTCGGATGAGACCTACGAAACGGTGGAAGCCCTCAGCCGGCGACTGGGCAAGACACCGGCCGATTGCCGCGACGTGCCTGGCTTCATCTCCAACCGGGTGTTGCAGGTGATGATCAACGAGGCCATCTGGTGCCTCTATGAAGGGGTCGCTTCAGCGGAAAGCATCGACACGATCATGAAGCTCGGCATGAATCACCCCATGGGCCCCCTCACCCTGGCCGACCTGATCGGCCTTGACACGGTGCTGGCCATTTTGGAGGTCCTCCAGGATGGCTACGGCGATCCCAAGTATCGGCCCTGCCCGCTCCTTCGCCAGTACGTGAAGGCCGGTTGGCTGGGACGCAAATCGGGCCGCGGCTTTTACCGGTACGCTTGA
- a CDS encoding acetyl-CoA C-acetyltransferase — MREVVVVSAVRTPFGKFGGALSSLKSVEVGAAAIEGSLRQCGLEPESVEYVTMGQVLQGGAGQIPSRQAARLAGIPWETPSLTVNKVCASGMISVALTARMIAAGEIDTAVAGGMESMSQAPYYLPSARWGQRMFNFEAVDLMVHDGLWCPFYDRHMALHGSELAGQYGVSREDQDEWALRSQQRAADAIAGGRIAEEIVPVTVPQKKGAPVVVDRDEQPRPTTREGLAKLPPIFDPNGSVTAGNAPSVNDGAGALVLMSREKAEALGLRPLATLLGHTEVALEARDLASAPGHAINRLLAKTGKKLTDMDLFEVNEAFAAVVLISQKIAAYDLDKVNVNGGAVAFGHPIGASGARIVATLIHGLRRRGGGTGIAAICSGAAQGDALMLRVD; from the coding sequence TTGCGTGAAGTGGTCGTTGTCAGCGCGGTCCGGACGCCGTTCGGCAAATTCGGAGGCGCCTTGTCGTCGCTGAAATCGGTGGAGGTGGGCGCCGCCGCTATCGAAGGCTCGCTCCGGCAATGCGGGTTGGAGCCGGAGTCTGTTGAGTATGTCACGATGGGGCAGGTGCTCCAGGGCGGAGCCGGTCAGATCCCCTCCCGGCAGGCGGCGCGCCTGGCGGGCATCCCTTGGGAGACGCCTTCTTTGACGGTGAACAAGGTGTGCGCCAGCGGCATGATCTCCGTTGCCCTGACGGCCCGGATGATCGCCGCCGGCGAGATCGACACAGCCGTCGCCGGCGGGATGGAGAGCATGAGCCAGGCGCCCTACTATCTGCCATCGGCCCGCTGGGGGCAGCGCATGTTCAATTTCGAGGCTGTGGACCTGATGGTTCATGACGGCCTCTGGTGCCCCTTTTATGACCGTCACATGGCCCTGCACGGTTCTGAACTGGCCGGCCAATACGGCGTCAGCCGGGAAGATCAGGACGAATGGGCCTTGCGGAGCCAGCAACGGGCGGCGGATGCGATCGCCGGCGGCCGGATCGCCGAGGAGATCGTTCCGGTGACGGTGCCGCAGAAAAAGGGCGCGCCGGTCGTCGTCGATCGGGATGAGCAGCCTCGCCCCACCACACGGGAAGGGCTGGCCAAACTCCCGCCCATCTTCGATCCGAACGGGTCGGTCACGGCCGGCAACGCGCCCAGCGTCAATGACGGCGCCGGCGCGCTGGTGCTGATGAGCCGGGAAAAGGCCGAAGCGCTGGGACTTCGTCCCTTGGCCACCTTGCTCGGTCATACCGAAGTGGCACTGGAGGCGAGGGACTTGGCCAGCGCGCCCGGTCACGCCATCAACCGGCTGTTGGCCAAAACCGGAAAAAAACTCACTGACATGGATCTCTTTGAGGTGAACGAGGCCTTTGCCGCGGTCGTCCTCATCAGTCAAAAAATTGCCGCCTACGACCTGGACAAGGTCAATGTCAACGGCGGCGCCGTCGCCTTCGGCCATCCCATCGGCGCCAGCGGCGCGCGCATCGTCGCGACGCTGATCCACGGATTGCGGCGGCGGGGCGGCGGCACAGGCATTGCCGCCATCTGCAGCGGCGCCGCTCAAGGGGACGCGCTCATGCTGCGCGTCGACTGA
- a CDS encoding AMP-binding protein, translating to MSDYKQTCAEFTWEVPPSYNFARDVLDRWAADPDRLALWWVDDHGNEDKKTFRELSDAAQRFCNVLEAQGVGKGDVVVVILPRLVEWWIIHIACLRMGAVISPGTMQLTAKDIRFRLQAADGRCIITTNAVAPRVDEIYSECPTMTSRILIGGEREGWIDGHRALSEAHDRFPAADTAADDNAILYFTSGTTGYPKMTVHTHASYPIGHTVTGRYWLDLRPEDLHWNLSDTGWAKAAWSSFFGPWICGAAVFIHHSDRFDPKKTLQLLDQYPITTFCGAPTIYRMLVLEDLKAYRFAHLRHCVGAGEPLNPEVIDTWKEATGLTIRDGYGQTESVLLVGSFPCLEPRIGSMGKPSPGFDIQVIDDMGNILPPHKEGDIAVRVRPHRPVGLFKEYWRDPEKTAAVFRGDWYLTGDRAYRDEEGYLWFVGRADDVILSAGYRIGPFEVESALLEHEAVAESAVVSSPDEVRGEVVKAFVVLRPGFMPSDQLANELKEHVKEVTAPYKYPRLIEFIPSLPKTVSGKIRRVELRNREWKEHRNS from the coding sequence ATGTCCGATTATAAGCAGACCTGCGCCGAGTTTACATGGGAGGTCCCGCCGTCGTACAACTTCGCCCGCGATGTCCTCGATCGATGGGCCGCTGATCCGGATCGGCTGGCCTTGTGGTGGGTCGATGATCACGGGAATGAAGACAAGAAGACCTTCCGGGAACTGAGCGACGCCGCCCAACGGTTCTGCAACGTTCTCGAGGCCCAGGGGGTCGGCAAAGGCGATGTAGTCGTCGTCATCCTCCCGCGCCTCGTCGAGTGGTGGATCATCCACATCGCCTGCCTGCGCATGGGCGCTGTGATCAGCCCAGGCACGATGCAATTGACGGCCAAGGACATCCGGTTTCGCCTGCAAGCGGCCGATGGGCGCTGCATCATCACCACCAACGCCGTCGCCCCGCGGGTTGACGAGATTTATAGCGAATGCCCGACAATGACCAGCCGTATTCTCATCGGCGGTGAGCGGGAAGGCTGGATCGACGGCCACCGGGCTCTCTCAGAGGCCCATGATCGCTTTCCCGCAGCCGACACGGCCGCGGATGACAATGCCATCCTCTACTTCACCTCTGGCACGACGGGCTATCCGAAGATGACGGTGCACACCCATGCCAGCTACCCCATCGGCCATACCGTCACCGGGCGCTACTGGCTCGACCTGCGCCCGGAAGACCTGCATTGGAATCTCAGCGACACGGGCTGGGCAAAGGCGGCCTGGAGCAGCTTTTTTGGCCCCTGGATCTGCGGCGCCGCCGTCTTCATCCATCACAGCGACCGCTTCGATCCAAAAAAGACGCTGCAACTGCTCGACCAGTATCCCATCACCACCTTCTGCGGCGCGCCGACCATCTACCGCATGCTCGTGCTGGAAGATCTGAAGGCCTATCGCTTTGCCCACCTGCGCCACTGTGTCGGCGCCGGAGAGCCGCTCAACCCGGAGGTGATCGACACCTGGAAGGAAGCGACGGGCCTCACGATCCGCGACGGCTATGGGCAAACCGAATCGGTTCTCCTTGTCGGCAGTTTCCCCTGCCTGGAACCGCGCATCGGCTCCATGGGCAAACCGTCGCCCGGCTTTGACATTCAGGTGATCGATGACATGGGCAACATCCTGCCTCCCCACAAAGAGGGCGACATCGCCGTCCGCGTCCGGCCTCACCGGCCGGTGGGGCTGTTCAAGGAGTATTGGCGCGACCCGGAAAAGACGGCCGCCGTCTTTCGCGGCGATTGGTACCTCACGGGCGATCGGGCCTACCGCGATGAAGAGGGCTACCTCTGGTTCGTCGGTCGCGCCGATGATGTGATCCTCTCGGCGGGCTATCGCATCGGCCCCTTTGAGGTGGAGAGCGCTCTGCTCGAGCATGAGGCAGTTGCCGAATCGGCCGTCGTGTCCAGCCCGGACGAGGTCCGCGGCGAGGTGGTCAAGGCCTTTGTCGTGCTCCGTCCCGGCTTCATGCCTTCTGACCAATTGGCGAACGAATTGAAGGAGCATGTCAAAGAGGTGACAGCCCCCTACAAATACCCGCGCCTGATCGAATTCATCCCTTCCCTGCCCAAAACCGTCTCCGGCAAGATCCGCCGTGTCGAGTTGCGCAACCGCGAGTGGAAGGAGCACCGGAATTCCTAA